The following nucleotide sequence is from Clostridia bacterium.
GCGACGGAGAAGATGCCGATGGCAGGTACGATTGTGCGAAAGCAAAATGCGCCGACTGGATGTCCCAACAACCTGGTTCGCCGAAGGCCGACACGCGACCAGGGATTCATCGGCGCCACGAGCACGAGGCGTCCTATGATTCCGCCGCGCTCTTCCGCATCGATGGCGGCCATCATCATGACCAGGCCGCCTCCGTGAGAAGTGCCTACGAGATCGACGCCGTGCAGTCCTTCTTCGCGCATCCAGCGCAGCAGACGGCGCGCCGTCTCGCCGAGGCTGAAGCTCAACGCGCCTCGCGGCGGACGCTCCGAAAACCCTATACCGAGCAGATCGACGGCGTACACGGAGGCGCGCTCAGAAAGCGCTTCAATGTTGAAGCGCCACGAGAAGGAATAGCCAAGAAGCCCATGAATCAAAACGATAGGCGGACCAGCTGTCGCTAGGTTTTGTGCACACTGAAAAAGGTAGCGCATGCGGAATTCGCCGATTGAGGCCCAGCGCTCTTCGCCGACAACAAACCGCTCTCCACCGCCGTGATTAACCGGATCTTGGAGCGCGCCATTTCGTTTCTGCAAAGGAACCTCCAAGTTCTTTGTCATGATGAAAACCAAATACAACCGAATTCCTGAATGATGAATCTCATTTACCGATATCGCCTCTGTCGCTTCTGTATGGGGAGTCCAACTCTGGACTCCCCAATTTTTCTGGCCACACCGGAGATCATTCCAACCGCATCGACTGCCGATCCCCTGCTTATCCTCACCCAACCAACTCGCTCGAACAAGCCTTCTCTTCGATGATGGCCGATGATGCAGGGAGAAAGCGCGATCCGCCGATTCCTGCCAGGAACGGCGTTGGGGTCAAAACAGTCTGTTCAATCGAGGATTCTGTCACGTGCAAAAAGCGGGGTTATCCTGAGCGAAGCGAAGAATCTGCTGTTCATAACAAAGCAGATACGGAGGTCGCGCAAAAGCAGCGGTGACCTCAGGATGATCCCAATATAGTCTTCAGGAACCTGTTAAGCGGAGTAAACGCGCGCTTTGTTGACCTTGTGCAGCAGCATCGACGCATAGTGATCTACGTCGCTCGGTCCAAGATCGCAGCGCATCTGCAGGTCCAGAAATGGCTCCTTATCGGAGCTTCTGGGTGCCCACTTTCCGAGCAGTTGCGGATTGCTGTTGGCGACCGTGTCACGACGCACCTGTATCAGGAGACCCTGCACGGCGTTCGCATCGAACTTGGTTGGTGTGAGTTTTACGATTTCGTTCAGCGCTTCGCCGACAGTCATTGGCTGCCGGTACGGGCGCTCGCTCGTCATGGCGTCGAAACTATCGGCCACGGCGATAAGGCGTGCCGCTTCCGGAATGTCATCCTGATGCAGCTTGTCCGGGTATCCGGTGCCGTCGCTGCGCTCGTGGTGCCACCGCACGACATCGGGGATCTTGGGCCAGGGGAAGTGCACACCTTGCACGATCTCGTGTCCAAGCACGGTATGGTCCGCCATCTCCCGGAATTCCTGCGGGTCGAGTGCCGTGGTTTTGCCGAATAGATACTTGTCCACCGCGACCTTGCCGATGTCGTGCAGGTATCCGGCTGCACGCACTCCAGCGGCTTCGCTGGCTTCAGATCCCATGGCCTCGGCGATTCCGGCAGCGTAGCGGCCTACGCGGAGCGAGTGTCCGTGAATATTTACGTGCTTGAAATCGATGGCGGCGGCGAAGGCTTCCAGCGTCGTGTCGTAGAAGTTATGCACGGTCGCCATCAGCTTCAGGTTCTCGGTCACGCGCTGCGCCAGCGTCTCGGTCAGCGTGTTGTTGTGAACGGCGACGGAAATGTAATGCGAGAGCAGGCCTACGGTCTCCAGCTCTTCGCTTTCGTACGGTGCACCGTCTGCGCGCTGTCCGAGGGCGATCATGCCCACGAGCTTGCCGCCGACGAGCAACGGCGCCAGGCACTTCAATAGTTCCGGCGCAACGTTCCCGTTCGAACTGAGGAACTCGGCCGACATATCCGAAGAAAGCTGCCGGGGGCCAGACACCTTACACAGTGCGTGGACGTGCTTCGGCAGCAACGGAATAACTGCTGGGTGAGGGAAGGAGGCGAACCCGCGAGCCGCGATGGAGGCCATCATTGCCGGCTTGTCGGTAAAACGAAAGAGTGCGCCTTCGCGTGCATCGAGCGCGTCCATGAGAGAAGCAAGCATCAGCGGCGCGGTTTCGCTGAAATCGCGTTCCGCCGTGATAGCAGGTCCCAGGTCGCTCAACGCTTCGAACGTGAGAAGGAGACGCCGAATATTGTTCTTCATCACTGCCACGGGGTGGTAGTGAGAACCTACAGAGCAAAACGAGAGTACCACGCGTGCCCTGCTTTCGGGGCATGGCCGCTAGTTCCTAAGTAGATGCTGGGGTCAGTACCTTCCCAGTGCCCCTCAGAAAAAATTCTGAAGCTCGCGGAACTTCTCCACTCTCAGCAGCACGCGGTCGCCGGCCGCTTCTGCTACGTCTTCGTGTTCCAGAATCCAGGTATTGTCGT
It contains:
- a CDS encoding alpha/beta fold hydrolase: MQKRNGALQDPVNHGGGERFVVGEERWASIGEFRMRYLFQCAQNLATAGPPIVLIHGLLGYSFSWRFNIEALSERASVYAVDLLGIGFSERPPRGALSFSLGETARRLLRWMREEGLHGVDLVGTSHGGGLVMMMAAIDAEERGGIIGRLVLVAPMNPWSRVGLRRTRLLGHPVGAFCFRTIVPAIGIFSVARGLMLERMYADPAKVTRATRQGYDAPIRTPGTVDYVLDIVKHWHGDLAKLKEKAAIILAPTLLVWGDQDSAVPVTSAAKLKLHMRDAELVVMPGVGHLPYEEAPEEFNRILIDWLSRTAPSRNLGDIAGPGYASP
- a CDS encoding HD domain-containing phosphohydrolase encodes the protein MKNNIRRLLLTFEALSDLGPAITAERDFSETAPLMLASLMDALDAREGALFRFTDKPAMMASIAARGFASFPHPAVIPLLPKHVHALCKVSGPRQLSSDMSAEFLSSNGNVAPELLKCLAPLLVGGKLVGMIALGQRADGAPYESEELETVGLLSHYISVAVHNNTLTETLAQRVTENLKLMATVHNFYDTTLEAFAAAIDFKHVNIHGHSLRVGRYAAGIAEAMGSEASEAAGVRAAGYLHDIGKVAVDKYLFGKTTALDPQEFREMADHTVLGHEIVQGVHFPWPKIPDVVRWHHERSDGTGYPDKLHQDDIPEAARLIAVADSFDAMTSERPYRQPMTVGEALNEIVKLTPTKFDANAVQGLLIQVRRDTVANSNPQLLGKWAPRSSDKEPFLDLQMRCDLGPSDVDHYASMLLHKVNKARVYSA